A single Elaeis guineensis isolate ETL-2024a chromosome 15, EG11, whole genome shotgun sequence DNA region contains:
- the LOC105058193 gene encoding uncharacterized protein produces the protein MPKRLQKSESPQMDFECGDVDAWREALSSYNTRLQSLHKPDLLPLDAFYRTELPLLLRRREPHPFLSKTELRRLVQWKLSRGKWRPRLLDFVSSLDENLVESASTKAFAALPDLSKAVSELTVLKGVGPATASAVLAAYAPDVAPFMSDEAMMAALGNSKEYTLKQYLAFAEKLQSKAKELSIDGDCFTPSDVERALWSSAVGSVSQTLSNDDPKTGTKRSIKRKRKS, from the exons ATGCCAAAGCGCCTCCAGAAGTCCGAATCCCCCCAAATGGATTTCGAGTGCGGCGACGTGGACGCATGGAGAGAGGCGCTCTCCAGCTACAACACTCGCCTCCAATCCCTCCACAAGCCCGACCTCTTACCCCTCGACGCCTTCTACCGTACCGagctccccctcctcctccgccgccggGAACCCCACCCCTTCCTCTCCAAGACCGAGCTCCGCCGCCTCGTCCAGTGGAAGCTCTCCCGTGGGAAATGGAG ACCTCGGCTGCTGGATTTCGTGTCGTCGTTGGATGAAAACCTCGTGGAATCCGCCTCTACGAAGGCATTCGCAGCGCTTCCAGACCTGTCCAAAGCCGTGTCGGAGCTGACGGTATTGAAGGGAGTCGGACCGGCGACGGCGTCAGCCGTTCTGGCCGCCTATGCGCCGGATGTCGCGCCATTCATGTCCGATGAG GCTATGATGGCTGCGCTGGGAAATTCCAAGGAGTATACGTTGAAGCAGTATCTCGCATTTGCTGAGAAGCTACAGAGTAAAGCAAAG GAATTGAGCATAGATGGGGATTGTTTCACCCCATCAGATGTTGAAAGGGCCTTGTGGAGCTCAGCTGTGGGCTCCGTATCCCAAACTTTATCAAACGATGATCCAAAGACTGGTACCAAGAGAagtatcaaaagaaaaagaaaatcttaG
- the LOC105058194 gene encoding receptor-like protein 44, translating into MAPPPPPPPANLSPLLSSSSSCSSSSSHCHHNLASPSPRPHREVAAPAPFLFLLLLIITLMGFPPAAVGDPDDERCLTNLRQSLSDPTHSLRNWSKNTYAAPCNGFTSYLGGATCNNGRVYKLSLANLSLSGTLSPFLANCTNLQSLDLSSNALNGPIPPEISSLLNLAVLNLSANRLSGPIPPQLALCAYLNVIDLHGNALSGPIPDQLGLLVRLSTFDVSNNQLSGPIPVLLANRSGGLPRFNASSFIGNKDLYGYPLPPARGKGLSVLAIVGIGLGSGLLSLVLSFTAVCIWLRVTEQKGTMAGEEGKISHVMPDY; encoded by the coding sequence ATGGcgccgccgccaccgccgccgccggCGAACCTATCTccgctcctctcttcctcctcctcctgctcATCCTCCTCCAGCCACTGCCACCACAACTTAGCATCGCCATCGCCTCGGCCACACCGGGAGGTAGCGGCGCCGGCGCCGTTCCTCTTCCTTCTACTACTAATAATAACACTCATGGGGTTCCCTCCGGCGGCTGTCGGCGACCCGGACGACGAGCGGTGCCTGACGAACCTCCGGCAGTCGCTGTCGGATCCGACGCACAGCTTGCGGAACTGGTCCAAGAACACCTACGCCGCCCCTTGTAACGGCTTCACCTCCTACCTGGGCGGCGCCACCTGCAACAACGGCCGCGTCTACAAGCTCTCTCTGGCGAACCTCTCCCTCTCCGGCACCCTCTCCCCCTTCCTCGCCAACTGTACCAACCTGCAGTCCCTGGACCTCTCCTCCAACGCCCTCAACGGGCCCATTCCCCCGGAAATCTCCTCCCTCCTCAACCTCGCCGTCCTCAACCTCTCCGCCAACCGCCTCTCCGGGCCCATCCCTCCGCAGCTTGCCCTCTGCGCCTACCTCAACGTCATCGACCTCCACGGCAACGCCctctccggccccatccccgACCAGCTCGGCCTCCTCGTCCGCCTTTCCACCTTCGACGTCTCCAACAATCAGCTCTCCGGTCCCATCCCCGTCCTCCTCGCCAACCGCTCCGGGGGCCTCCCCCGCTTCAATGCCAGCTCTTTTATTGGGAACAAGGATCTCTACGGCTACCCGCTGCCGCCGGCGAGGGGGAAGGGGCTCTCCGTGCTGGCCATCGTCGGGATCGGGCTCGGCAGCGGGCTGCTCAGCCTCGTCCTCAGCTTCACCGCCGTCTGCATCTGGCTCCGCGTCACCGAGCAGAAAGGGACGATGGCCGGCGAGGAGGGCAAGATCTCCCACGTCATGCCCGACTACTGA
- the LOC105058195 gene encoding uncharacterized protein yields MASSSSVSFSFSLPRLRYSHPSKPRGLLPFLPLLAAPSRRRSPLRASRKLSSYPQEAVVVVPDARAWVGDLGGDDVDEDDDEEEEEDDDRSLDLLLRFLHNVFRKISRRARKAVRSVLPPSIPNNLVGFSVDGVLILAFLWILKALLEVICTLGSMVFVSILFVRGVWSGVSYIRENQYSFMNRIDNDDSRWSSAQAAT; encoded by the exons ATGGCTTCTTCCTCCTccgtctccttctccttctcccttcctcGCCTTCGATACTCGCATCCCTCCAAACCACGCGGCCTACTccccttcctccctctccttGCCGCCCCATCTCGACGCCGGTCGCCGCTCCGAGCCTCCCGGAAGCTCTCCAGCTACCCCCAGGAGGCGGTGGTCGTGGTCCCAGACGCTCGCGCTTGGGTGGGCGATCTTGGTGGCGATGATGTGGACGAAGACGatgacgaggaggaggaggaggacgacgacCGGAGCCTCGATCTCCTGTTGCGGTTCCTCCACAACGTCTTCCGCAAGATCTCGCGGCGGGCGCGCAAGGCCGTCCGATCTGTTCTGCCTCCTTCCATTCCAAATAATTTG GTGGGTTTTTCGGTTGATGGGGTTTTGATTCTGGCTTTCTTATGGATTCTTAAGGCACTCCTTGAG GTGATCTGCACGCTTGGGAGCATGGTGTTTGTGAGTATCTTGTTTGTCCGTGGAGTCTGGTCTGGTGTGTCCTACATAAGAGAGAACCAGTATAGCTTCATGAACAGGATTGACAATGATGACAGCAGATGGAGCAGTGCACAGGCTGCCACTTGA